The stretch of DNA GAGGCAAACGAGGAATGATAAAATATTGAACGGCTACCAAAGCTCCAAAACCACCTAAGAAACCGATAAAGGCTCCTTTCCAAGTAAAGGTGGTATTTTCTTCTTCTAGTTCTTTTTTCTTGTAATAAAATAAGACCCCTAAAAATGGGAATGCCAACAAACTCAACAAATGGACACCAATTGATAGCCCCATCATATAAGCAATAAAAATTAGCCATCTATCCGCTTTCGGATGGTCGGATACATACCATTTTATAGCAGACCACATCACTAATCCCGTAAAGCCAGAAGACATCGCATACACCTCTCCTTCTACGGCTGAAAACCAAACCGATGTAGCAAAAGTTGTTGCTAAACCTGCCACAACTCCTGAACCTAAAATAGCTAAAGTTTGACCTCCTGCTTCTGGCTCACTATATCGCCCTACCATCGCTAACTTACTCAGCATAATCGTGGAAAGACAAACAAACATGACCAAAAACGCCGTACAGATTCCTGACATAACATTCAGAGAATAAGCGATGGTTGAAGGATCATCAGAAATTAACGTAGCAACCCAGCCAAACATACGACCAATCATCAAAAATAGTGGTGCTCCTGGAGGATGTACTACCTCTAATTTATATGCTGCGGAAATAAACTCTCCACAATCCCACAAACTCGATGTAGGCTCTGCAGTAAGCATGTAAACTGTTGCTGCTACTGCAAACATTAACCATCCAGTAATATTACTGAGTCTATTAAATGCTTTCATTCCGATTTTTTAGATTGTTGTGATTCTATGTAAGGTTAGATTTTGATTATCAAGGCATTTTAGACCATACCTAAATCATCTATTTTTTATTTCAATTTGTATTTTATGCCCTAAAACCTATTTTTAGGACATACAAAGGTAGAAAATCTAGTGTTTTATGCAAAAGATAGCCTTTGTTTTATCTTATGATCCACAAAGTAGCTATTTTATTCCTTCTTAAAAAAAGATAGTTGGTTCTTATTTTATCTTTTAACTTGATATTAAAATAATAATTTGAATCCTTAGCCTTTTTTAAGAACTATTAGCACTGCTATAACATTTTTATAGTTCTAGAAGGGTATCTACAAAATAAGCCTTATTATCCAAAAAATGTTGTTTTACGGTATAACCTGCTGCTGTAGCCAAATCTTCAATTTCTTTGAGGGTATGTTTTTTAGAAATTTCAGTGTGGATGGCTTCCCATTGCTCAAATTTCACCTCCATATTAAGGGCCTCAATATGTATAGATTGTTCTTTTTGACTCACCAAGTGACTCCTCAATTCTCCTGTTTGTGGGTTATAATAAGGATAAAACCTAAAATAATTAGGTTTAAAGTTAGCCCCCAACTCTTGATTGATTCTATGCAATAAATTTAGGTTAAAAGCTGCTGTAATTCCCTTAGAATCTAAATAGGCTTTGTAAATAATTTCTGGGCGCTTTTTTAAATCAAACCCCACCAATACTAAATCTCCTGGATTGAGATACGTCTTTAGCGTGGTCAAAAATTCAACGCTCTCATCGTAAGTAAAATTACCTATATTCGCACCTAAAAACAAAACGACTTTGCGTTCCTTCTTATCCGTATTTTCTTCCTTTAATTGCTCCATCGCTTCCCAATAATCTTTATTGATCGCTCGATGTTTTAAATTGGGATACGCTGCATCTAAACTCTCTGACAAAGCCGATAATATTGAGGTTGATAAATCAACAGGAGTATAGGTAAAATTTACCCCTTTTTCAGAATAATGCTGCAACAAACTCTTCGTTTTTGAAGCATCCCCTGCTCCCAGATCGATTAAATTAAAGCGTTGTTTTGGAGCCCCAAAAAACTCCAACATTTTATCTTTGTAGGTTTCTAATATACAGATTTCGCAATCTGTTAGATAATATTCTGGCAATTGCATAATCTGCTGAAAAAGCCAAGAACCTCGTTCATCATAAAAATAAATGTAGGGAATAGATTTTTGAGTAGCTCCCAAACCATCCTTAACATCTTGTGCAAATTGTTTATTCATAATTGATAATTTCCAATTTTGTGATGGAACAAAAATATAGAAATACTCTACAAAAGAAACAAAACACTTACTTTTGTTTGAACACAATTTGTTCCTCAATTCAATTTTTAGTAAATTTATAATCTATTTGGGCGCCCCACCATTAAAATTGGAACAATTCTTA from Aureispira anguillae encodes:
- the egtD gene encoding L-histidine N(alpha)-methyltransferase, whose product is MNKQFAQDVKDGLGATQKSIPYIYFYDERGSWLFQQIMQLPEYYLTDCEICILETYKDKMLEFFGAPKQRFNLIDLGAGDASKTKSLLQHYSEKGVNFTYTPVDLSTSILSALSESLDAAYPNLKHRAINKDYWEAMEQLKEENTDKKERKVVLFLGANIGNFTYDESVEFLTTLKTYLNPGDLVLVGFDLKKRPEIIYKAYLDSKGITAAFNLNLLHRINQELGANFKPNYFRFYPYYNPQTGELRSHLVSQKEQSIHIEALNMEVKFEQWEAIHTEISKKHTLKEIEDLATAAGYTVKQHFLDNKAYFVDTLLEL